The window agaatccaaagaAGAAGTTTCATAATAATCTTGAAATAAGCCCTTAACCCAAAATCAATGTTTTGTTTGATTCAATGAACGCTTCCTCTCCAAGTCTATCAAGtcctctgcttctctttctgcTATCGAAGAACAGGGTTCTTGGATGTTTCATCACCCATCGGCTTTAAGTATGTTTGAGGAAATTACTATTGCTTCAAAGGGGAAACAAATCGTTATGTTTCTTGATTACGAAGGTACCCTTTCACCAATTGTAGAGGTAAAAAAATATACTAGCTGATATCAGCATTTGAGGTATATTCCGTAACGATAACTGACGATAGGGGGTGTAAGTATAATTTAGTATTATGCAGGGGATGTATCTCTAATAGTgacattctctaaggggtggcattgtaaattgcCCTAAATAATAATATTGAATAAATCCCTCATTTTGTAAATAAAACTAAACTTAAAAATTCATTTAGTTAGATTAAGAacattaatatttttaaatgacaagtttACAGGTAAAACAGTAGTAAAATCCCCCAAACTTAATAGATTGGGATACCAATTTCCACTTGCCTTTCTTCTGCGCAACAGCCCACCAGACTTCTTCTTGCCTTTGGAAGAAGGGTCGGTGGCGGCATCACCAATGTAGAAGACGCCTATGATGAGGAGTTTCATCATGTGATCAATCCAATTGCTGTTGTTGCTTGCCTTTAATGTTGTTGTAAGGATACGTTGTTGTTTCACTACTGCTTGTAGAAACAGTGAGTGGTGGTCTGCGGCGTGGCTGTACTCGAATCTCATCATTTGTTGGTGATTGTGTTGGTGTTGATACAAAGGTATCTCTATTCCCAGCATTCCAGAAGCCATGCCCAAAATCATCCCTATCAATTGTAGGTCTAGATTGTTCTTTCCAAAGATCCTTGAAGGAAAGTTTGAAAATCAAGAAGTAAAGATATTTGTCGGGCTTACCCTACCCTCTGCACCGTGTATTACATATTTATAAACAGATCAGACCTGAACCTGACATATTAAATAATCAATCTGGGTCAGGCCAATCTTTAAACGAACAAGCCCCATTAATAATCAATGCAAGCATATGATTAACACCCCTAAAGTAATTTTTtaagggaaagaagagagatagatacaaatCTAGGTGTACTTGCAACTTACCCAGCCTAGACACATATCTAGATATATTGACAGCTTACCCAACAtttttcctaaataaaatatgaaataattaaaattcaaaatcgaaccaGACTAGCCGTTTGACGTTCTTACATAGATGCAAAGTTCAAGTATTCATTctaccaacaaaaaataaaattcatgtaGTCGTTtaccattaaaagaaaaaaaaagaagtattcAAAATTAGACGTTGAAATAAGAATAATTAGAATAAACCTGGAAATTGGTTAGAATCCTAAAAATTAGACTTGGAGAGCCGAAACAAAAAGGGCCATTAATGTACCGAGCCCGCATATTAACTTGGGATCTTGCTAGAAGGGGAGTCTTATCATATGTAGGTAGATAATTTTTTGTCCCTATAACACACTATTTCGTTCTCTACCTATGGTGGTAGATAATTTTCTGTCCCTTTAGCAGCCGTGTAAGTTAGGATGGAGATAATACTTCATTAGTAACCattcattttattaaaaaaaaatatatatatatatatatataaatccatTTTGAGATGGAAAATTGTAGAAATGTAACCttaaaataatacaaaagatAACGAAAAACAAGAACATACACTACACACAAGTTTACGAAGTTCAACAAAATTACTCAAATCCTTGGTGAGATAaaatcctacttcactatcaatgagaatagggttacaacactcTTCTTCACATTTTTCAATATTACTTgtattataaaaaagaaaacttcgttacaaatatataacaaaaaactctaatccaaaaagtacaaaactacattcaaataaaatattcaaGAAGGGATTATACTCCCTAACACCCCCGTTAAGCAAGACCACCATCCCACTTGTCGAGACGCCTACACTAGTACTCCCTGAATTAAACTACGATGAAATACAAGATATCGTATACTAATAAAAATTACCTCCTCATACATATAGATAGAGGATCCAGACTCACTTTTATattaaccaaaaaataaaaaatattattacaaactaaaaccaaagcCATTGTAACGAATAATGTTTCTAAGCCCTTATCCCAGCACCAATCAAATCTACTGTTTGTAAATTCAAATTGGCACACTCTACTATCCCTAATTAATCCTACGAAAACGTGATTTGCTGAATCAAGATTTTGGCTCGAGGCTATGATCATTAccatggatatatatatatatatatataatttttttaacattatagttttcttaagaaaatctggttatttaaaaaaaatgaaaaaacagtTAGACCGGATAGGACAAATTATGCCACCGTCCTCTCTAGAACCAGCCAGAATTTGCCCCCCTCTAAAATCTAAACCAGGTGATCATTGGAGTgaggatagaaaaaaaaaaaaaaaaagagatctttCAACAACAATTATTAATCCAAAAgactccatcgattcttctcaATTGCATACACAAACCCAACTTTCCTTTATATAATCGTTGTTACATTATTCATCCCTtccactctctctcctttttcttttcaattcccTTAAAAGCAGTCACAGCCGGTCACCGACGGAGACAAGTTAGAAAGGGTAACtagaaagatgaagaaaggtGAAGAAAGCTGATCTCAGAGTACCTCAGGAGGAGGACGAACCTCAACTCTAGCAACACCAAGACCCTCCCTATCCTCAACAGCCTTAGCCACCTCAACCTCTCCAACCACCAACCCAGCAACCTCCTCTTCTTCACCCTTCAagatcttctcttcttcctcttcatccaCATAATTCGGGTCTTTCTCGTCAATAGCCGGCGGCGCGGCCTCCAATTCATTCCCCGTATAGTCACCGGGACCCTCCCAAGTATACTTACCGCCGTGACCTGACTTGGGTAAATGAACCAGAGGAAGTCCATCGACAGGATGACGCTCCATGCGTTGCACTCCCGTATCACAGAGCTTCCTCTCGATGTACTTGATGGTCTCAGGGTTATGGGTCGTGACCTCCGCTTTCTCCACACACTTGCGTCCTTCCTCGTCCCTGTGCCTCAACCTTAGGATCACTGGCTCCTCCTCATTCgatttgttcttcttctccttcgccTCCAGTGTCGTTGCCATAT is drawn from Macadamia integrifolia cultivar HAES 741 unplaced genomic scaffold, SCU_Mint_v3 scaffold_260A, whole genome shotgun sequence and contains these coding sequences:
- the LOC122071541 gene encoding uncharacterized protein LOC122071541 — protein: MATTLEAKEKKNKSNEEEPVILRLRHRDEEGRKCVEKAEVTTHNPETIKYIERKLCDTGVQRMERHPVDGLPLVHLPKSGHGGKYTWEGPGDYTGNELEAAPPAIDEKDPNYVDEEEEEKILKGEEEEVAGLVVGEVEVAKAVEDREGLGVARVEVRPPPEVL